One genomic segment of Streptomyces niveus includes these proteins:
- a CDS encoding TIGR03089 family protein, protein MNASDRTPADLLRSALATDPARPLVTFYDDATGERVELSVATFANWVSKTANLLQGDLAAAPGDRLALLLPAHWQTAVWLLACSSVGVCVEIGGDPADADVVVSGPAPDDLAAARACRGERLALALRPLGGRFPQAPDGFADYAVEVPGQGDRFAPFAPVDPDAPALVVAGTELTAAQIVGRAREDATALGLKAPGARLLSDRAYDSWDGLSAGLYAPLAAGSSVVLCRNMDQLSAEGLVKRIESERVTGTAGGDTVS, encoded by the coding sequence GTGAACGCCAGCGACCGCACCCCCGCCGACCTGCTGCGATCCGCTCTCGCCACGGATCCGGCCCGCCCCTTGGTCACCTTCTACGACGATGCCACCGGTGAACGCGTGGAATTGTCCGTGGCCACCTTCGCCAATTGGGTGTCCAAGACCGCCAATCTCCTCCAGGGCGACCTCGCCGCCGCGCCCGGCGACCGGCTCGCGCTGCTGCTGCCCGCGCACTGGCAGACGGCCGTCTGGCTGCTCGCCTGTTCCTCGGTGGGGGTGTGCGTCGAGATCGGCGGCGACCCGGCCGACGCGGACGTCGTCGTCAGCGGTCCGGCCCCGGACGACCTCGCCGCCGCCCGCGCCTGCCGGGGCGAGCGGCTGGCGCTCGCGCTACGTCCGCTCGGGGGCCGCTTCCCGCAGGCGCCCGACGGATTCGCCGACTACGCGGTCGAGGTGCCCGGCCAGGGCGACCGCTTCGCCCCGTTCGCTCCGGTGGACCCCGACGCGCCCGCGCTCGTCGTCGCGGGTACGGAGCTGACGGCGGCCCAGATCGTCGGGCGGGCCCGCGAGGACGCGACGGCCCTCGGTCTGAAGGCGCCCGGCGCACGGCTGCTGTCCGACAGGGCGTACGACTCCTGGGACGGGCTCTCGGCCGGGCTGTACGCGCCGCTCGCCGCGGGCTCGTCGGTGGTCCTGTGCCGCAACATGGACCAGTTGTCGGCGGAGGGGCTGGTCAAGCGGATCGAGAGCGAGCGCGTCACCGGCACTGCGGGCGGCGACACGGTGAGCTGA
- a CDS encoding acyl-CoA thioesterase has translation MTDQAVRPETDIPGKPTSASRTTLSHIMTGSDTNLLGTVHGGVIMKLVDDAAGAVAGRHSGGPAVTASMDEMVFLEPVRVGDLVHVKAQVNWTGRSSMEVGVRVLAERWNESTPAQQVGSAYLVFAAVDADGRPRAVPPVVPETERDKRRYQEAQIRRTHRLARRRAIKELREKRAADGIDD, from the coding sequence ATGACAGACCAGGCCGTCCGCCCCGAGACTGATATTCCGGGTAAGCCCACCTCGGCGTCCCGCACCACGCTCAGCCACATCATGACCGGGAGTGACACCAACCTCCTCGGCACGGTGCACGGCGGCGTGATCATGAAGCTCGTCGACGACGCCGCTGGCGCGGTCGCCGGCCGGCACTCGGGAGGGCCCGCGGTCACCGCGTCCATGGACGAGATGGTGTTCCTGGAGCCGGTGAGGGTCGGCGACCTGGTCCATGTGAAGGCCCAGGTCAACTGGACGGGCCGGTCCTCCATGGAGGTCGGCGTCCGGGTACTCGCCGAGCGCTGGAACGAGTCGACCCCCGCCCAGCAGGTCGGCAGCGCCTATCTCGTCTTCGCCGCGGTCGACGCGGACGGCCGGCCCCGCGCCGTACCGCCGGTGGTCCCCGAGACGGAGCGCGACAAGCGGCGCTACCAGGAGGCGCAGATCCGGCGCACGCACCGGCTGGCCCGGCGCCGGGCGATCAAGGAACTGCGCGAGAAGCGCGCGGCGGACGGCATCGACGACTGA
- a CDS encoding LCP family protein yields the protein MRVATTLSVLVLGAGGIGHALVTSLDTGIDRVDPFKDMKNRPDAGHGMNILLVGTDGRDKITKEEREKYRLGGAPCRCTDTIMLVHISEDRERASVVSLPRDSYAELPSHTDGTTGDQHGPHPVKLNAAYSEGGPHLTVRTVESMTGVKIDHYLEIDFTSFMKTVDALGGVEICTAKPLKDSHTGLDLKAGTHELDGGQALQYVRSRYLDGSSDLGRMQRQQRFMAALVKQATSSGVLLNPVKLRGVTSTMLESVRADKGFGTEEMLTLGKAMRDFTPASSEFTSVPVTTGGFPVKGIGSTLKWDPVKSKKLFRALREDKPLTPPSPEGPRGPQGPRQPPASMVEVSPQQIRVQVYNATRQDGLGQRVDGALRGTGFNTTRAPLNHTGPEAERTQVLFDPRWDRSAKSLAVALPGCELRPVPRQGATLKVMAGKDYETVRPVRAEDVHQGEFGAVTGDQVVCP from the coding sequence ATGCGGGTGGCGACCACCCTCTCCGTACTGGTCCTCGGCGCCGGCGGCATCGGCCACGCGCTGGTGACCAGTCTCGACACGGGCATCGACCGGGTCGACCCGTTCAAGGACATGAAGAACCGCCCGGACGCGGGTCACGGCATGAACATCCTCCTCGTCGGCACCGACGGCCGGGACAAGATCACCAAGGAGGAGCGGGAGAAGTACCGGCTCGGCGGCGCCCCCTGCCGCTGCACCGACACGATCATGCTCGTGCACATCTCGGAGGACCGGGAGCGCGCGAGCGTCGTGAGCCTGCCGCGCGACAGTTACGCGGAGCTGCCGTCGCACACCGACGGGACCACCGGTGACCAGCACGGACCGCACCCGGTGAAGCTCAACGCGGCGTACTCGGAGGGCGGTCCGCATCTGACGGTCCGGACCGTCGAGAGCATGACGGGCGTGAAGATCGACCACTATCTGGAGATCGACTTCACCAGCTTCATGAAGACGGTCGACGCGCTCGGCGGGGTGGAGATCTGCACCGCCAAGCCGCTGAAGGACTCGCACACCGGCCTCGATCTGAAGGCCGGGACGCACGAACTGGACGGCGGTCAGGCGCTCCAGTACGTACGGTCCCGCTATCTCGACGGGTCCTCCGACCTCGGCAGGATGCAGCGCCAGCAGCGCTTCATGGCGGCGCTGGTCAAGCAGGCCACCAGCAGCGGTGTGCTGCTGAATCCCGTGAAGCTGCGCGGTGTGACCTCGACCATGCTCGAATCGGTGCGGGCGGACAAGGGCTTCGGTACGGAGGAGATGCTCACGCTCGGCAAGGCGATGCGCGACTTCACCCCGGCGTCGTCGGAGTTCACGTCGGTGCCGGTCACCACCGGGGGCTTCCCGGTCAAGGGCATCGGATCGACGCTGAAGTGGGACCCGGTGAAGTCGAAGAAGCTCTTCCGGGCACTGCGCGAGGACAAGCCGCTCACACCGCCGTCCCCCGAGGGACCGCGCGGGCCGCAGGGGCCGAGGCAGCCGCCGGCCTCGATGGTCGAGGTGTCACCGCAGCAGATCAGGGTGCAGGTCTACAACGCGACGCGGCAGGACGGTCTGGGCCAGCGGGTCGACGGCGCCCTGCGCGGGACCGGCTTCAACACGACCCGGGCCCCGCTGAATCACACGGGGCCCGAGGCGGAGCGTACGCAGGTGCTGTTCGACCCGCGCTGGGACCGCTCGGCGAAGTCCCTGGCGGTGGCGCTGCCGGGCTGTGAGCTGCGGCCGGTGCCCCGGCAGGGCGCGACGCTGAAGGTGATGGCGGGGAAGGACTACGAGACGGTGCGGCCGGTCAGGGCCGAGGATGTCCACCAGGGTGAGTTCGGGGCGGTGACCGGCGACCAGGTGGTGTGCCCGTGA
- a CDS encoding LCP family protein, whose translation MDAQGRGQGDGIDPADQWVLNPQTGNYELRLNHSEGQSSGPSRDTGNGHDAPRRSRNTPPADGTPQGRSARDRRAPGAAGAGAGAAGATDEAGASIPRARNSSGSTGTSGASRRDVPAQRGRRAANKAEEAGAAGAGRRKRKAPPNARKKKILGWTGGITAFILVGGAGAAYYAYQELNGNINTIDVEGAGSGGFKKDQAVNILVIGTDKRTGSGNEGYGDKDSVGHADTTILFHVSKDRTNATALSIPRDLITDIPDCETNTESGKKIIPGEQGVRFNTSLGQSERDPGCTMRTVKELTGLTVDHFMMADFNAVKTLTTAVGGVEVCVAKDVDDPDSHLKLSKGKHVIKGEQALAFVRTRHSFGNESDLDRIQTQQQFLSAMIRKMKSSETLTSPSKLWDLAKAATDALTVDSQIGSIEKLRDLGTELSKVNPKNISFATLPVIDNPAEVVKATVVVNEAKAKPLFAMMQSDTSLTEVKQEEKAAKSKQAALLKGTKAAPADVRVDVFNGGGPQGSAQETLAWLQNEEGVPKSTNKGNAPENLDKTSLEYAPNQADQARRLADMMGLPASAMKPGKEDAEGLQAMTLTLGADFKGAGVPIVGPAKAPDGVQKVEADKQVCAK comes from the coding sequence GTGGATGCGCAAGGCCGTGGACAAGGCGACGGGATCGATCCCGCCGACCAGTGGGTACTCAACCCGCAGACCGGCAATTACGAATTGCGACTGAACCACTCCGAAGGGCAGTCGTCCGGCCCTTCCCGTGACACGGGAAACGGGCACGACGCTCCTCGTCGGTCCAGAAACACGCCGCCCGCGGACGGTACGCCGCAGGGACGTTCCGCCAGAGACCGCAGAGCGCCCGGCGCCGCGGGAGCGGGCGCCGGGGCCGCCGGCGCGACCGACGAAGCGGGCGCGAGCATCCCGCGCGCCCGTAACTCCTCGGGCTCCACCGGCACTTCGGGTGCGTCCCGCCGTGACGTACCCGCCCAGCGCGGGCGCCGCGCCGCGAACAAGGCGGAAGAGGCGGGTGCCGCGGGCGCGGGCCGCCGCAAGCGCAAGGCGCCGCCCAACGCCCGCAAGAAGAAGATCCTCGGCTGGACGGGCGGCATCACGGCGTTCATCCTCGTCGGCGGGGCGGGCGCCGCCTACTACGCGTACCAGGAGCTCAACGGCAACATCAATACGATCGATGTCGAGGGAGCGGGCAGCGGAGGGTTCAAGAAGGACCAGGCCGTCAACATCCTGGTGATCGGTACCGACAAGCGCACCGGGTCCGGCAACGAGGGCTACGGCGACAAGGACAGCGTCGGCCACGCCGACACCACGATCCTCTTCCATGTCTCCAAGGACCGGACGAACGCGACCGCGCTCTCCATCCCCCGCGACCTGATCACCGACATCCCGGACTGCGAGACGAACACCGAGTCCGGCAAGAAGATCATCCCGGGCGAGCAGGGGGTCCGCTTCAACACCAGCCTCGGCCAGTCCGAGCGCGACCCGGGCTGCACGATGCGTACGGTCAAGGAGCTGACCGGGCTGACGGTCGACCACTTCATGATGGCCGACTTCAACGCGGTGAAGACGCTGACGACCGCGGTCGGCGGTGTCGAGGTGTGCGTCGCCAAGGACGTCGACGACCCCGATTCGCATCTGAAGCTGAGCAAGGGCAAGCACGTCATCAAGGGCGAGCAGGCTCTCGCCTTCGTACGTACGCGCCACAGCTTCGGCAACGAGAGCGACCTGGACCGGATCCAGACCCAGCAGCAGTTCCTGAGCGCCATGATCCGCAAGATGAAGTCCAGCGAGACGCTGACCAGCCCTTCGAAGCTGTGGGACCTGGCGAAAGCGGCGACCGACGCGCTCACGGTCGATTCCCAGATCGGCAGCATCGAGAAGCTGCGCGACCTCGGTACGGAGCTGTCCAAGGTCAATCCCAAGAACATCAGCTTCGCCACGCTCCCCGTCATAGACAACCCGGCGGAGGTCGTGAAGGCGACGGTCGTCGTGAACGAGGCGAAGGCCAAGCCGCTGTTCGCCATGATGCAGAGCGACACCTCCCTCACCGAGGTGAAGCAGGAGGAGAAGGCCGCCAAGAGCAAGCAGGCGGCGCTCCTCAAGGGAACCAAGGCGGCACCCGCCGATGTCAGGGTCGATGTGTTCAACGGCGGCGGGCCGCAGGGTTCCGCCCAGGAGACGCTCGCCTGGCTCCAGAACGAAGAAGGCGTACCGAAGTCCACGAACAAGGGCAACGCGCCCGAGAACCTGGACAAGACGTCGCTGGAGTACGCACCGAACCAGGCAGACCAGGCCCGCCGTCTCGCGGACATGATGGGCCTGCCCGCCTCGGCGATGAAGCCGGGCAAGGAGGACGCCGAGGGGCTGCAGGCGATGACCCTGACGCTCGGTGCGGACTTCAAGGGCGCGGGCGTGCCCATCGTCGGACCGGCGAAGGCGCCGGACGGCGTGCAGAAGGTGGAAGCCGACAAGCAAGTGTGCGCCAAGTGA
- a CDS encoding LCP family protein, translating to MEQSTRGQRTRQRVPHAGELGWDDSLYEDGAGKAAGGPDAASGAGDGAANGGTGSGNGSDSDPAAGSGDGSGSGRRGGPRRNGARPRNRRGKRRILRWVSSVVALLILGTAGAGYLYFRHLDGKLKKEDLTLGDKPMADHKANSAGQTPLNILLIGSDARDSKANQKLGGAKETFGGLPLADVQMLLHVSADRSNMSVVSMPRDTMLKMPKCTDPETGKVYPASTVNVQTNESLGRGGPGCTVATWYELTGITIDHFMMIDFAGVVSMADAIGGVPVCVQENVHSRNAEGKGSGLKLEKGENVIQGEEALQWLRTRYGFEDGSDLARTHAQHMYMNSMVRELRKGAKLTDPGKLMSLAEAATDALTVDKGLGGVTKLYDLAEELKQVPTNRITMATMPNVYGEGTESGRVFPKPGDAEQLFGMVRDDVPLDGKASKRKPPAESKDPAAAPAETGVLVRNGTGSDTQAPTPQRATAVAGLLNAEGYTKAVADGTPDATARTEVLFPSADLEGDAQAVAKSLGIPVSSAKKSTDVSGVTLVVGADWRTGDTYPKSAAKDEGKTPDTARALNGADDTECMEIQPGFTF from the coding sequence GTGGAACAGAGCACGCGCGGACAGCGGACACGGCAACGCGTCCCGCACGCCGGTGAGTTGGGCTGGGACGACAGTCTGTACGAGGACGGTGCGGGCAAGGCCGCGGGCGGGCCCGACGCCGCGTCGGGCGCCGGCGACGGCGCCGCGAACGGCGGCACGGGATCGGGCAACGGCTCCGACTCCGACCCTGCCGCCGGCAGCGGTGACGGATCGGGCAGCGGGAGACGGGGCGGCCCCCGCCGCAACGGCGCGCGCCCGCGCAACCGGCGCGGCAAACGCCGAATACTGCGCTGGGTGTCCTCCGTGGTCGCCCTGCTGATACTCGGCACGGCCGGCGCGGGATACCTCTACTTCCGCCATCTCGACGGCAAGCTCAAAAAGGAAGACCTGACGCTCGGCGACAAGCCGATGGCCGACCACAAGGCCAACTCCGCGGGCCAGACCCCGCTCAACATCCTGCTCATCGGCTCCGACGCCCGTGACTCCAAGGCGAACCAGAAACTCGGCGGCGCCAAGGAGACCTTCGGCGGCCTGCCTCTGGCCGACGTACAGATGCTGCTCCATGTCTCGGCCGACCGCAGCAACATGTCGGTGGTCAGCATGCCGCGCGACACCATGCTGAAGATGCCCAAGTGCACCGACCCGGAAACCGGCAAGGTCTACCCGGCGAGCACGGTCAACGTGCAGACCAACGAGAGCCTGGGACGCGGGGGTCCGGGCTGCACGGTGGCCACCTGGTACGAACTCACCGGCATCACCATCGACCACTTCATGATGATCGACTTCGCGGGTGTGGTGTCGATGGCGGACGCCATCGGCGGTGTACCGGTCTGCGTCCAGGAGAACGTCCACTCGCGCAACGCCGAGGGCAAGGGCTCGGGGCTGAAGCTGGAGAAGGGCGAGAACGTCATCCAGGGCGAGGAGGCGCTCCAGTGGCTCCGTACGCGTTACGGCTTCGAGGACGGCAGCGACCTCGCCCGCACCCACGCCCAGCACATGTACATGAACTCGATGGTCCGCGAGCTGCGCAAGGGCGCCAAGCTGACCGACCCCGGAAAGCTGATGAGCCTCGCCGAGGCGGCCACCGACGCGCTGACCGTGGACAAGGGTCTGGGCGGCGTCACAAAGCTGTACGACCTGGCGGAAGAGCTGAAGCAGGTGCCCACGAACCGCATCACGATGGCGACGATGCCGAACGTGTACGGCGAGGGGACCGAGTCCGGGCGGGTGTTCCCGAAGCCGGGCGACGCCGAGCAGCTGTTCGGCATGGTCCGCGACGACGTGCCGCTGGACGGCAAGGCGTCCAAGCGCAAGCCCCCGGCCGAGTCCAAGGACCCGGCTGCGGCTCCGGCCGAGACCGGGGTGCTCGTACGCAACGGCACGGGCAGCGACACGCAGGCGCCGACGCCGCAGCGGGCCACGGCGGTCGCGGGGCTGCTCAACGCCGAGGGCTACACGAAGGCGGTGGCGGACGGGACGCCCGACGCGACCGCGCGTACCGAAGTCCTGTTCCCCAGCGCGGACTTGGAGGGCGACGCGCAGGCGGTCGCCAAGTCCCTCGGTATTCCGGTGAGTTCGGCGAAGAAGTCGACGGACGTGTCGGGTGTGACGCTGGTGGTGGGCGCCGACTGGCGTACGGGTGACACGTACCCGAAGTCGGCGGCGAAGGACGAGGGCAAGACGCCGGACACGGCGCGTGCGCTCAACGGCGCCGACGACACCGAGTGCATGGAGATCCAGCCCGGCTTCACCTTCTAG
- a CDS encoding glycosyltransferase family 2 protein, protein MPAQPPAVSVIMPVLNEERHLRNSVQHILEQEYDGEMEVVIALGPSTDRTDEIAAELVRETADSDRARVQTVPNPTGRTPAALNAAIKASKHPVVVRVDGHGMLSPNYISTAVRLLEETGAQNVGGIMNAEGENDWEHAVAAAMTSKIGVGNAAFHTGGSAGPAETVYLGVFRRAALEQQGGYNEEFIRAQDWELNFRIREAGGQIWFSPELRVQYRPRPSVRELAKQYRNYGRWRHVVARFHSGSINLRYLAPPVAVCANVLGVVVGLAFTPWALIVPGGYLAAIVAGSVPAGKGLPLKARLQIPLALATMHMSWGVGFLTSPRSLAKKVIASRRPAVQQTV, encoded by the coding sequence ATGCCTGCCCAGCCCCCCGCCGTCTCCGTGATCATGCCGGTGCTCAACGAGGAACGGCATCTGAGGAACTCCGTCCAGCACATCCTGGAGCAGGAGTACGACGGTGAGATGGAAGTGGTCATCGCGCTCGGCCCCTCCACGGACCGCACCGACGAGATCGCGGCCGAACTCGTGCGCGAGACGGCGGACAGCGACCGCGCCCGCGTGCAGACCGTGCCCAATCCGACCGGCCGCACGCCGGCGGCGCTCAACGCGGCCATCAAGGCGTCCAAGCACCCCGTCGTCGTACGTGTCGACGGCCACGGCATGCTCTCGCCGAACTACATCTCCACCGCCGTACGGCTCCTGGAGGAGACGGGCGCGCAGAACGTCGGCGGCATCATGAACGCCGAGGGCGAGAACGACTGGGAGCACGCCGTCGCCGCGGCGATGACCTCCAAAATAGGGGTCGGCAACGCGGCCTTCCACACGGGCGGCTCGGCGGGCCCCGCCGAGACCGTCTACCTCGGGGTCTTCCGGCGGGCCGCGCTGGAGCAACAGGGCGGCTACAACGAGGAGTTCATCCGGGCCCAGGACTGGGAGCTGAACTTCCGGATCCGCGAGGCCGGCGGCCAGATCTGGTTCTCGCCCGAGCTGCGCGTCCAGTACCGGCCGCGGCCGTCCGTCCGGGAGCTGGCCAAGCAGTACAGGAACTACGGCCGTTGGCGTCATGTCGTGGCCCGCTTCCACTCGGGCTCGATCAATCTGCGCTACCTCGCCCCGCCGGTCGCGGTCTGCGCCAACGTCCTGGGCGTCGTCGTCGGCCTGGCCTTCACACCCTGGGCGCTCATCGTCCCCGGCGGCTATCTCGCCGCGATCGTCGCGGGCTCCGTACCGGCGGGCAAGGGCCTGCCCCTCAAGGCGCGGCTCCAGATCCCGCTCGCGCTCGCCACGATGCACATGTCGTGGGGGGTCGGCTTCCTGACCAGCCCGCGCTCGCTCGCCAAGAAGGTCATCGCGAGCCGCCGCCCGGCGGTCCAGCAGACCGTCTGA
- a CDS encoding LCP family protein — translation MNDWPDGWNGDRADRGGERYGRGSAGAQPEGARAMPHVQRRAVPQQPSQGYDGGYDPPPYNSDYNTGQVYGSPADRGQGGPPRVPPQGSYNNGGGYPPDQAPDWRRRIKITAISLVVVLLTVSIGTYFWADSKLKGEVDLAKVIERPKSGDGTNYLIVGSDSREGMSDEEKKNLHTGSADGKRTDSMMILHDGSNGPTLVSLPRDSNVVIPSFRGSESGKMFPNQGRETKLNAAYAEDGPELLVRTVEFNTGLRIDHYVEIGFAGFANIVDAIGGVELDIPKAFKDKKSGADFQKGKQTLDGEQSLAFVRTRYAFAGSDLDRTKNQQKFLAALASQTATPGTILNPFKLYPTLGAGLDTLIVDKDMSLWSLSQMFFAMKGVTGGDGTSMNIPISGSKGGNLVWDKAKVKQLVDQLNNDEKVTVTSD, via the coding sequence ATGAACGATTGGCCTGATGGATGGAACGGCGACCGCGCTGACCGTGGCGGCGAGCGTTACGGACGCGGCAGCGCGGGCGCGCAGCCCGAGGGAGCGCGCGCCATGCCGCACGTGCAGCGGCGCGCCGTCCCCCAGCAGCCGTCGCAGGGGTACGACGGGGGTTACGACCCGCCGCCGTACAACAGTGACTACAACACCGGACAGGTCTACGGCTCCCCGGCCGACCGGGGGCAGGGCGGACCGCCGCGGGTGCCCCCGCAGGGCTCGTACAACAACGGCGGGGGCTACCCCCCGGACCAAGCACCGGACTGGCGGCGCCGTATCAAGATCACCGCGATTTCCCTCGTTGTCGTACTGCTGACGGTCTCCATAGGCACGTACTTCTGGGCCGACTCCAAGCTCAAGGGCGAGGTCGACCTCGCGAAGGTGATCGAGCGGCCGAAGTCGGGCGACGGCACGAACTATCTGATCGTGGGTTCCGACAGCCGTGAGGGCATGTCCGACGAGGAGAAGAAGAACCTCCACACGGGCAGCGCCGACGGCAAGCGCACGGACTCGATGATGATCCTGCACGACGGCTCGAACGGTCCGACGCTGGTCTCGCTGCCGCGTGACTCGAACGTGGTGATCCCGTCGTTCCGCGGCTCGGAGTCCGGGAAGATGTTCCCGAACCAGGGCCGGGAGACGAAGCTCAACGCGGCGTACGCGGAGGACGGGCCCGAACTCCTCGTCCGGACGGTCGAGTTCAACACCGGTCTGCGCATCGACCACTACGTCGAGATCGGCTTCGCGGGCTTCGCCAACATCGTGGACGCGATCGGCGGTGTGGAGCTGGACATCCCGAAGGCGTTCAAGGACAAGAAGTCGGGTGCCGACTTCCAGAAGGGCAAGCAGACGCTGGACGGCGAGCAGTCCCTGGCCTTCGTCCGTACCCGGTACGCGTTCGCGGGCAGCGACCTGGACCGCACGAAGAACCAGCAGAAGTTCCTGGCGGCCCTGGCCTCCCAGACGGCCACGCCGGGCACGATCCTCAACCCGTTCAAGCTCTACCCGACGCTGGGCGCTGGCCTGGACACCCTGATCGTCGACAAGGACATGTCCCTCTGGTCGCTGAGCCAGATGTTCTTCGCGATGAAGGGCGTCACGGGCGGCGACGGCACGTCGATGAACATCCCGATCTCGGGCAGCAAGGGCGGGAACCTGGTCTGGGACAAGGCCAAGGTCAAGCAGCTCGTGGACCAGCTGAACAACGACGAGAAGGTCACGGTCACCTCGGACTGA
- a CDS encoding LCP family protein produces MDSPVTDSAGTPPEPDPRADDEPPTASPGSDGDDTAADGAEAAEAGAQKAGAQEAGSDEAAKAEAEAQAAAVPDEATAGTEAEAEADAKAEASEIPDDPAALPAADGDNPDADAPRRRHWLRWTALGTSVVVLAASGVGWWFYQKLDNNITTDTTAEAELRTYEKERPKPIAVDAKNILLIGSDTRSGEGNGKYGRDDGGSQRSDTTILLHLAADRQSATAVSIPRDLMVEIPSCQTSDGKRSRKQSAQFNWAFQFGGTACAVRTVEKLSGIRVDHHMVVDFSGFKDMVDAVNGVDVCLKKPVDDTDAHLKLPAGKQTLTGEEALGFVRARKTIGDGSDTERMERQQQFLGSLVKKVQSNGVLLNPTRLYPVLDAATKSLTTDPGLNTLRDLYDLARGLRNVPTEKVQFLTVPRQPYANDPNRDELVQPDAGRLFTQLRKDEPVSVVPAGQEQNSGNEQGDTQRDEESPKTDGKPDDMGPSSATPTPSFPGTNAAAGLCE; encoded by the coding sequence ATGGACTCGCCCGTGACCGACAGTGCTGGCACGCCGCCCGAACCGGACCCCCGGGCCGACGACGAGCCGCCGACCGCGTCGCCCGGGTCCGACGGCGACGACACCGCGGCGGACGGAGCGGAGGCGGCGGAAGCCGGAGCGCAGAAGGCCGGAGCACAGGAAGCCGGATCGGACGAAGCCGCAAAAGCAGAAGCCGAAGCCCAAGCCGCAGCCGTACCGGACGAAGCGACGGCCGGGACCGAGGCCGAAGCGGAAGCCGACGCGAAAGCCGAGGCGTCCGAGATCCCCGACGACCCCGCCGCCCTTCCGGCCGCCGACGGCGACAACCCCGACGCCGACGCCCCGCGCCGACGCCACTGGCTCCGCTGGACCGCCCTCGGCACCTCCGTCGTCGTCCTCGCCGCCTCCGGAGTCGGCTGGTGGTTCTACCAGAAGCTCGACAACAACATCACCACCGACACCACCGCCGAGGCCGAACTGCGGACGTACGAGAAGGAACGCCCCAAGCCCATCGCCGTCGACGCGAAGAACATCCTGCTCATCGGCTCCGACACCCGCTCCGGCGAAGGCAACGGCAAGTACGGCCGCGACGACGGCGGTTCACAGCGCTCCGACACCACGATCCTGCTGCACCTCGCCGCCGACCGGCAGAGCGCGACCGCCGTGTCCATCCCGCGTGATCTCATGGTCGAGATCCCGAGCTGCCAGACCTCGGACGGCAAGCGCTCGCGGAAGCAGTCCGCGCAGTTCAACTGGGCTTTCCAGTTCGGCGGTACGGCGTGCGCGGTGCGCACGGTCGAGAAGCTCAGCGGTATCCGCGTCGACCATCACATGGTGGTCGACTTCAGCGGGTTCAAGGACATGGTGGACGCCGTCAACGGCGTCGATGTCTGCCTCAAGAAGCCCGTCGACGACACCGACGCGCATCTGAAGCTGCCGGCGGGCAAGCAGACCCTCACCGGTGAGGAAGCCCTCGGATTCGTACGGGCCCGCAAGACGATCGGCGACGGCAGCGACACCGAACGCATGGAGCGCCAGCAGCAGTTCCTCGGGTCGCTGGTCAAGAAGGTGCAGAGCAACGGCGTTCTGCTCAATCCGACCCGGTTGTATCCGGTGCTGGACGCGGCGACGAAGTCGCTGACGACCGATCCCGGACTGAACACGCTCAGGGATCTGTACGACCTGGCGCGCGGCTTGCGGAACGTACCGACAGAAAAAGTGCAATTTCTGACCGTACCGCGACAGCCCTACGCCAATGACCCGAATCGTGACGAGCTGGTACAGCCCGACGCGGGTCGGCTGTTCACACAGCTGCGCAAGGACGAGCCCGTCTCGGTCGTCCCCGCGGGCCAGGAGCAGAACAGCGGAAACGAACAAGGGGACACTCAACGTGACGAAGAAAGTCCGAAGACGGACGGAAAGCCGGACGACATGGGACCGTCGAGTGCCACTCCGACTCCGTCTTTCCCGGGCACAAATGCCGCCGCAGGCCTGTGCGAGTAA